A single genomic interval of Microbacterium sp. BLY harbors:
- a CDS encoding ABC transporter ATP-binding protein, translated as MSSLTGTQDEDRSRLTTEESRAVRRRSLRLLGSLVRPLKPQIALAAVVLVVSTALQVAGPILISIGLDRALPAVLDHADWMPTFVVGGIYLLAGALAAVLIAWYVIIAAKLTQAVLLDLRKRIFLHTQRLSLEFHESYTSGRIISRQTSDLDSIKELLDGGLNELVSGVLFGIFTFIALCVWDWQSGLILAIGGIPLFFLMRWFYSRSQLVYRESRVISAKVIVQFVETMTGIRAVKAFRKEPRNDEVFQGVAGEYRDVNRRSMLLFGTFEPGLMGVAALVLGVVVLWGGIRVSEGALTVGVLLSAVLYVRNFFAPMQEIAMFLNSYQSATAALEKVSGVLEEVPTVPDPEKPVDLWESRGHIRFDEVTFAYNEDKTILPNFSLDIPAGQTIALVGTTGAGKSTLAKLISRFYDPSAGVVTLDGVDLRSLHPKDLRRAIVMVTQEAYLFSGTVADNIALGRPDATLDEVREAARAVGADAFISALPDGYDTDVNKRGGRVSAGQRQLISFARAFLADPAVLILDEATASLDIPSERLIQDALQTLLADRTAIIIAHRLSTVAIADRVLVMEHGRIIEDDTPAALIGGTGKFAQLHAAWQETLV; from the coding sequence ATGAGCTCTCTCACCGGAACCCAGGACGAGGACCGCTCCCGCCTCACCACGGAGGAGAGCAGGGCGGTCCGCCGCCGCTCGCTGCGGCTGCTCGGCTCGCTCGTGCGCCCGCTCAAGCCGCAGATCGCGCTCGCCGCGGTGGTGCTCGTCGTCTCGACGGCGCTGCAGGTCGCCGGCCCGATCCTCATCAGCATCGGTCTAGACCGGGCTCTGCCGGCGGTGCTGGATCACGCCGACTGGATGCCGACCTTCGTCGTCGGCGGGATCTACCTGCTCGCCGGGGCTCTCGCTGCCGTGCTCATCGCCTGGTACGTCATCATCGCGGCGAAGCTCACGCAGGCGGTGCTGCTGGACCTGCGTAAGCGCATCTTCCTGCACACCCAGCGCCTGAGCCTCGAGTTCCACGAGTCGTACACGTCGGGCCGGATCATCTCCCGGCAGACGAGCGACCTCGACTCCATCAAGGAGCTGCTCGACGGCGGACTCAACGAGCTGGTCTCCGGTGTGCTCTTCGGCATCTTCACCTTCATCGCGCTGTGCGTGTGGGACTGGCAGTCCGGGCTCATCCTCGCGATCGGCGGCATCCCGCTGTTCTTCCTGATGCGCTGGTTCTACTCGCGCTCGCAGCTCGTGTACCGGGAGTCCCGGGTGATCAGCGCGAAGGTGATCGTCCAGTTCGTCGAGACCATGACGGGCATCCGCGCGGTCAAGGCGTTCCGCAAGGAGCCGCGCAACGACGAGGTGTTCCAGGGCGTCGCGGGGGAGTACCGGGATGTGAACCGTCGCTCGATGCTGCTGTTCGGCACGTTCGAGCCCGGGCTCATGGGTGTCGCGGCGCTCGTGCTCGGCGTGGTCGTGCTGTGGGGCGGCATCCGGGTCTCGGAGGGCGCCCTGACCGTCGGCGTGCTGCTGTCCGCCGTGCTGTACGTGCGCAACTTCTTCGCTCCGATGCAGGAGATCGCGATGTTCCTCAACTCCTACCAGTCCGCCACCGCGGCGCTGGAGAAGGTGTCCGGCGTCCTGGAAGAGGTGCCGACGGTGCCGGACCCCGAGAAGCCGGTGGACCTCTGGGAGTCCCGGGGCCACATCCGCTTCGACGAGGTCACGTTCGCGTACAACGAGGACAAGACGATCCTGCCGAACTTCTCGCTCGACATCCCCGCGGGGCAGACGATCGCGCTGGTCGGGACGACGGGGGCGGGCAAGTCGACGCTCGCGAAGCTCATCTCGCGGTTCTACGATCCGTCGGCCGGGGTCGTGACGCTCGACGGCGTCGACCTGCGGTCGCTGCACCCGAAGGACCTCCGCCGGGCGATCGTCATGGTCACCCAGGAGGCCTACCTGTTCAGCGGGACGGTCGCCGACAACATCGCGCTGGGCCGCCCCGACGCGACGCTCGACGAGGTCCGCGAGGCCGCCAGGGCGGTCGGCGCCGACGCGTTCATCTCCGCGCTCCCGGACGGGTACGACACGGACGTCAACAAGCGGGGTGGTCGCGTCTCGGCGGGGCAGCGTCAGCTGATCTCGTTCGCCCGCGCCTTCCTCGCCGACCCGGCGGTGCTGATCCTCGACGAGGCGACCGCCTCGCTGGACATCCCGTCCGAGCGCCTGATCCAGGATGCGCTGCAGACGCTGCTCGCGGACCGGACGGCGATCATCATCGCCCACCGGCTGTCGACGGTCGCGATCGCGGATCGCGTGCTCGTGATGGAGCACGGCCGGATCATCGAGGACGACACGCCCGCGGCCCTGATCGGCGGCACCGGGAAGTTCGCGCAGCTGCACGCGGCCTGGCAGGAGACGCTCGTCTGA
- a CDS encoding N-acetyltransferase, translating into MSELRMVELSAATIVAVNNLSLKPGQEQFLAPVSYGIAATVINPQTSWQRVILDRNEVVGFVSANFDDEAPEEHFRSVLWRINVDADDQGRGIGRFAVENLIDEARNRGVDHVNVIYEAGEDGPEAFFRRVGFTPVGETAYGEVIAEIRVPS; encoded by the coding sequence ATGTCCGAACTGCGCATGGTCGAACTCTCCGCCGCGACGATCGTCGCCGTGAACAACCTGTCGCTCAAGCCCGGACAGGAGCAGTTCCTCGCCCCCGTCTCGTACGGCATCGCGGCCACCGTCATCAACCCGCAGACCTCCTGGCAGCGGGTGATCCTGGACCGCAACGAGGTCGTGGGCTTCGTGAGCGCGAACTTCGACGACGAGGCGCCGGAGGAGCACTTCCGCTCCGTGCTGTGGCGCATCAACGTCGACGCGGACGACCAGGGCCGCGGCATCGGCCGCTTCGCCGTCGAGAACCTCATCGACGAAGCGCGCAACCGCGGCGTCGACCACGTCAACGTGATCTACGAAGCCGGGGAGGACGGCCCGGAGGCATTCTTCCGCCGCGTCGGCTTCACCCCGGTCGGGGAGACCGCCTACGGCGAGGTCATCGCCGAGATCCGCGTCCCCTCCTGA